In a single window of the Flavobacterium sp. W4I14 genome:
- a CDS encoding 23S rRNA (adenine1618-N6)-methyltransferase (product_source=KO:K06970; cath_funfam=3.40.50.150; cog=COG3129; ko=KO:K06970; pfam=PF05971; superfamily=53335), producing MAQEEQNNRKEKSELHPRNKHRSRYNFKQLIATSKELKRFVFKNEHNDDSIDFADQSAVKALNRALLKYFYNISQWDIPQDFLCPPIPGRADYIHYVADLLGSSNKGKNPKGANINVLDIGVGANCIYPIIGHQEYGWSFVGSEIDPLSVDSAKRIIEANKPLQGAVEIRQQSSKMGIFRGIVGGKERFDAVVCNPPFHASLKEAEQGTRQKWRNLGGNEKEVKHVLNFGGNKAELWCPGGERAFVEQMIIQSEQIKNQVLWFTSLVSKSANLKSIYSALVKANAFEVTTVQMSQGQKISRFVAWTFHDEAAQAEWVKAWKTEPKPKVEKPKSEAKSL from the coding sequence TTGGCTCAAGAAGAACAAAATAACCGCAAAGAAAAAAGCGAGTTACACCCACGCAACAAACACCGTTCGCGTTACAATTTCAAACAACTTATTGCAACCTCAAAAGAATTAAAACGTTTCGTTTTTAAAAACGAACACAATGATGATTCTATCGATTTTGCAGATCAAAGCGCCGTTAAAGCACTTAATAGAGCATTGTTGAAATATTTTTATAACATTTCACAATGGGACATTCCTCAGGATTTTCTTTGTCCGCCTATTCCGGGCCGGGCCGATTATATTCACTATGTTGCCGATTTATTAGGGTCAAGCAATAAAGGTAAAAACCCTAAAGGAGCTAATATTAATGTATTGGATATTGGTGTAGGTGCAAACTGTATCTACCCGATTATTGGCCACCAGGAATATGGCTGGAGTTTCGTAGGTTCTGAGATCGATCCACTTTCGGTCGATTCGGCTAAGCGCATCATCGAAGCGAATAAACCCTTACAAGGGGCAGTAGAAATCCGTCAGCAATCTTCAAAAATGGGTATTTTCAGAGGCATTGTAGGTGGTAAAGAGCGTTTCGATGCCGTGGTTTGTAACCCACCGTTTCATGCTTCCTTAAAAGAAGCCGAGCAAGGTACCCGTCAGAAATGGCGTAACCTGGGCGGAAATGAAAAGGAAGTAAAACACGTATTAAACTTTGGTGGTAACAAGGCTGAACTTTGGTGCCCAGGCGGTGAACGTGCCTTTGTAGAACAGATGATTATCCAGAGCGAGCAGATCAAAAATCAGGTGTTATGGTTTACCTCATTGGTATCAAAAAGTGCTAACTTAAAAAGTATCTACAGCGCATTGGTTAAAGCAAATGCTTTTGAGGTAACCACCGTTCAAATGAGCCAAGGACAAAAAATAAGCCGTTTCGTAGCATGGACCTTTCATGACGAAGCTGCACAGGCAGAATGGGTAAAAGCCTGGAAAACGGAACCAAAACCAAAGGTAGAAAAGCCTAAGTCTGAAGCCAAAAGTCTTTAG
- a CDS encoding mannose-6-phosphate isomerase-like protein (cupin superfamily) (product_source=COG0662; cath_funfam=2.60.120.10; cleavage_site_network=SignalP-noTM; cog=COG0662; pfam=PF07883; superfamily=51182), protein MKKLIPIVTVFAAIFISVKVNAQSTDTSKYILQNDIEVAKEEPGTHSGGGKTIGFNFFSEAKSLKTVFKKRTLKSGSSIGYHLQKEDEIYYVISGNGTMQMNGKTFAVKPGDAILTRPGSSHGIAPKAGNDLTILIVYEKK, encoded by the coding sequence ATGAAGAAATTAATCCCAATTGTAACCGTTTTTGCTGCAATTTTTATTTCAGTTAAGGTTAACGCCCAAAGTACCGATACTAGTAAATATATCCTTCAAAACGATATTGAAGTAGCCAAAGAGGAACCTGGTACGCATAGCGGCGGAGGCAAAACCATCGGCTTTAACTTTTTTAGTGAGGCCAAAAGCCTGAAAACGGTATTTAAAAAAAGGACTTTGAAATCAGGCTCCTCCATAGGATACCATTTGCAAAAGGAAGATGAAATTTATTATGTGATCAGCGGAAACGGAACCATGCAGATGAATGGAAAAACTTTTGCGGTTAAACCTGGTGATGCCATTTTAACCCGCCCAGGTAGTTCGCATGGCATTGCCCCAAAAGCCGGTAATGATTTGACTATTCTGATTGTTTACGAGAAGAAATGA
- a CDS encoding beta-aspartyl-peptidase (threonine type) (product_source=KO:K13051; cath_funfam=3.60.20.30; cleavage_site_network=SignalP-noTM; cog=COG1446; ko=KO:K13051; pfam=PF01112; superfamily=56235), with protein sequence MKRLKLLALFLFSALALQVSAQQKKYVMVIHGGAGTILKKNMSPEKEAAYIAALTKALNAGYAEIKAGKSSLDAVEATIHVLENDPHFNAGKGAVFTHDGRNELDAAIMDGKTLMAGSVAGVTTIKNPISAARAVMEKSEHVMMVGAGADQFAKEVGLEIVNPKYFWTKERWDGLQQAIKEDSTKAVLDHGSKKSELFGVKNHDYKFGTVGCVALDQAGNLAAGTSTGGMTNKKYGRVGDAPIIGAGTYCNNETAGISCTGWGEFYIRNVVAKTISDLMEYKGLSVAEASKIALDKVGKMGGDGGLIALDKKGNMTMPFNTEGMYRGAITADGRIEVSIYK encoded by the coding sequence CTTGTTTTCGGCTTTAGCCTTGCAGGTTTCTGCACAGCAGAAAAAATACGTAATGGTGATTCACGGTGGTGCCGGCACCATTCTCAAAAAGAACATGAGTCCCGAAAAAGAGGCTGCTTATATCGCTGCCTTAACAAAAGCACTAAATGCAGGTTACGCAGAAATTAAAGCAGGTAAATCGAGCCTCGATGCCGTTGAAGCAACCATTCATGTTTTAGAAAACGATCCACATTTTAATGCTGGCAAAGGTGCTGTTTTTACACATGATGGCAGAAATGAGCTCGACGCCGCAATAATGGATGGAAAAACCTTAATGGCGGGATCCGTTGCTGGAGTGACTACCATAAAAAATCCAATTTCTGCAGCCAGAGCAGTGATGGAAAAATCCGAACATGTAATGATGGTTGGCGCAGGTGCCGATCAGTTTGCAAAAGAAGTCGGATTGGAAATCGTTAATCCTAAATATTTCTGGACCAAGGAACGTTGGGATGGCTTACAACAGGCCATTAAAGAAGATTCTACCAAAGCAGTGTTAGATCATGGAAGTAAAAAATCGGAATTATTTGGTGTTAAAAATCACGATTATAAATTTGGTACAGTGGGCTGCGTGGCTTTAGATCAGGCTGGAAACCTGGCAGCGGGAACTTCAACCGGTGGTATGACGAACAAAAAATACGGACGTGTGGGTGATGCGCCGATTATAGGGGCAGGTACTTACTGCAATAATGAAACAGCCGGTATTTCCTGTACCGGTTGGGGAGAGTTTTATATCCGTAATGTGGTGGCCAAAACGATTTCCGATTTAATGGAATATAAGGGCTTATCTGTTGCAGAGGCATCAAAAATTGCTTTAGATAAAGTAGGCAAAATGGGTGGCGACGGTGGTTTAATTGCTTTAGATAAAAAAGGAAATATGACTATGCCCTTTAATACCGAGGGAATGTATAGAGGTGCAATTACTGCCGACGGTAGAATTGAAGTGAGTATTTATAAATAA
- a CDS encoding VIT1/CCC1 family predicted Fe2+/Mn2+ transporter (product_source=COG1814; cog=COG1814; ko=KO:K22736; pfam=PF01988; superfamily=81340; transmembrane_helix_parts=Inside_1_12,TMhelix_13_35,Outside_36_44,TMhelix_45_67,Inside_68_146,TMhelix_147_169,Outside_170_172,TMhelix_173_195,Inside_196_201,TMhelix_202_224,Outside_225_229): protein MELEKHYTNRTGWLRAAVLGANDGIISTASLVIGIAAASDTRSPIVLAALAGLVAGALSMAAGEYVSVSSQSDIEKADLAREKIELETMPELELKELAKIYVAQGLDEDLAMQVAIKLTEKDALGTHARDELGINEITQPKPLQAAFASGASFISGGILPFLVAFLAPIKSMVFYQYGFAIVFLALSGAIAAKAGGSNMVKGILRICFWGTVAMAVTALAGYIFEAKTG, encoded by the coding sequence ATGGAATTAGAAAAACATTATACCAATAGAACGGGCTGGCTAAGGGCAGCAGTGCTTGGTGCCAACGACGGCATAATTTCTACAGCCAGTTTAGTTATTGGTATTGCCGCAGCGAGCGACACCAGAAGTCCGATTGTATTGGCGGCACTAGCGGGGCTGGTTGCCGGAGCATTATCCATGGCAGCTGGAGAATATGTTTCGGTAAGTTCTCAGTCCGACATTGAAAAAGCAGATCTTGCACGCGAGAAAATAGAACTCGAAACGATGCCCGAATTGGAACTGAAAGAACTCGCTAAGATATATGTTGCGCAGGGGCTTGATGAAGATTTGGCCATGCAGGTAGCCATAAAATTAACCGAGAAAGATGCCTTAGGCACACATGCCAGAGATGAACTGGGTATTAACGAAATTACACAGCCCAAACCGCTTCAAGCTGCTTTTGCATCTGGAGCCTCCTTTATCAGTGGCGGTATTTTACCTTTTTTAGTTGCTTTTCTTGCCCCAATAAAATCGATGGTGTTTTACCAATACGGTTTCGCTATTGTGTTCCTGGCCTTATCAGGTGCAATTGCAGCAAAGGCAGGAGGCTCCAATATGGTTAAAGGGATATTACGGATTTGTTTCTGGGGAACGGTTGCCATGGCAGTAACTGCTTTGGCTGGGTATATTTTTGAGGCTAAAACGGGTTAA
- a CDS encoding aerobic C4-dicarboxylate transport protein (product_source=KO:K11103; cath_funfam=1.10.3860.10; cog=COG1301; ko=KO:K11103; pfam=PF00375; superfamily=118215; transmembrane_helix_parts=Outside_1_9,TMhelix_10_32,Inside_33_44,TMhelix_45_67,Outside_68_81,TMhelix_82_104,Inside_105_193,TMhelix_194_213,Outside_214_227,TMhelix_228_250,Inside_251_302,TMhelix_303_325,Outside_326_334,TMhelix_335_357,Inside_358_428) → MTLIEFVKKVFSNLTFQVILAIIIGINVGIFFPGFAPTAKLISQGFINLISMLIAPIIFFTIVLGIAHMGDMKKVGRVGGKALLYFEIVSTVAIAIGLLVANVLKPGVGMITKASDATKIVGYAEQAKDMNWAEFFLHIIPHNVIAAFAEGNILQILLFAILFGYGLNKLGGEGTSVLNAFDKISKVLFKIMKVIMRLAPIGAFGGMAFSIGTHGLESLVGMAKLMGSVYLTCILFIFIVLNGICRYYNFSLWAYLKYIRQEILIVLGTSSSESALPSMMQKMEAIGCDKSVVGLVIPTGYSFNLDGTAIYLAMAVIFLCQVFHVDLSLGQQITVLGVLMVTSKGAAGVTGSGFIVLVSTLTALKIMPIEHISILIGVDRFMSEARAITNVIGNGVATIVIAKSENQFDEAKYQKAIQPAMIEKAEEV, encoded by the coding sequence ATGACACTTATAGAATTTGTAAAAAAAGTATTCTCCAATTTAACCTTTCAGGTTATTCTTGCCATCATAATAGGGATCAATGTTGGGATTTTCTTCCCAGGTTTTGCGCCTACCGCTAAATTGATCAGTCAGGGTTTTATCAACCTGATTAGCATGTTAATCGCACCAATTATATTCTTTACCATTGTTTTAGGTATTGCTCACATGGGCGATATGAAAAAAGTAGGCCGAGTAGGAGGCAAAGCATTATTGTATTTCGAAATTGTAAGTACCGTAGCTATTGCAATTGGTTTATTGGTGGCCAATGTTTTAAAGCCGGGTGTCGGGATGATCACTAAGGCTAGCGATGCTACAAAAATTGTTGGTTATGCCGAGCAGGCAAAAGATATGAACTGGGCAGAATTCTTTCTGCATATTATCCCTCATAATGTGATTGCTGCTTTTGCTGAGGGAAACATTTTACAGATTTTGCTGTTTGCCATTCTTTTTGGTTATGGGCTGAATAAATTGGGCGGAGAGGGAACAAGCGTTTTAAATGCCTTCGATAAAATATCGAAAGTACTCTTCAAAATTATGAAGGTGATTATGCGTTTAGCGCCAATTGGTGCTTTCGGCGGGATGGCTTTTAGCATCGGTACGCATGGTTTGGAAAGTTTAGTGGGCATGGCCAAACTAATGGGTTCGGTTTATTTAACCTGCATCCTATTCATTTTTATTGTTTTAAACGGAATTTGCCGCTACTATAACTTTAGCTTGTGGGCTTACCTGAAATATATCCGACAGGAAATTTTAATTGTACTGGGTACTTCTTCTTCCGAATCGGCCTTGCCAAGCATGATGCAGAAAATGGAAGCCATCGGCTGCGATAAATCAGTTGTTGGTTTGGTTATTCCTACCGGCTATTCTTTTAATCTTGATGGAACTGCAATTTACCTGGCCATGGCCGTTATATTTCTTTGTCAGGTTTTTCATGTCGATTTATCCTTAGGTCAACAGATTACAGTTTTAGGCGTGCTTATGGTTACTTCTAAAGGTGCAGCTGGGGTAACGGGGAGCGGCTTTATTGTTTTGGTATCAACCTTAACCGCTTTGAAAATTATGCCGATAGAACATATCTCCATATTAATTGGTGTAGACCGTTTTATGAGCGAAGCAAGGGCCATAACCAATGTAATCGGAAACGGCGTGGCTACCATAGTAATTGCTAAAAGTGAAAACCAGTTTGATGAGGCAAAGTATCAGAAAGCAATTCAACCTGCAATGATAGAAAAAGCAGAGGAGGTGTAG